The nucleotide window TCAGCAGGAGAAAAAGAATTTAAAGCACTGGCAATATTTACAGATACAGGACAGCCCGTTCAGCCATGCGGTGCCTGCCGTCAGGTTCTTTCCGAGTTTTGTGATGATTTAGAGATTATCCTTGCATCTCCCGGAAAGATAAAGAAAGAGATGCTGTCGGATATTTTTCCTGAAGCGTTTGAAAAGAAATCCGTGAAAGAGAGTTGAAAGTTCATAAAGTCATAAAGTCATAAAGTTTGTAAAGTTCATAAAGTTTATAAAAATGCAGGGGCAGGATATTTCCCGCCCTTTTTTCTTGTATTCTTAAAAATATATTTGCATATTATTTTTTTAAAGAAG belongs to bacterium and includes:
- a CDS encoding cytidine deaminase; translation: MLSQQDADALIRQAESISKQAYAPYSGFKVGAALLTKTGNLFTGCNVENASYSLTICAERNAVFSAVSAGEKEFKALAIFTDTGQPVQPCGACRQVLSEFCDDLEIILASPGKIKKEMLSDIFPEAFEKKSVKES